In the genome of Gadus chalcogrammus isolate NIFS_2021 chromosome 21, NIFS_Gcha_1.0, whole genome shotgun sequence, one region contains:
- the arhgap18 gene encoding rho GTPase-activating protein 18 isoform X7: MGHYSVQQNNTSEHGLKATSGAAQPPSQQASPVCTRNPKTHPGSSPRSDASPRPRPGSHPAYQRCNSQDSLGELAMDDYWKEVENISCSGGSDGGGTGKGESGGEVQEDDQQKVPEEGESEEAWLAEAGLTGLFDDSLTPDQDQEEDSAVFLSTLTRAQAAAVERRVVSLQTLKRRNRQHAPDVRDIFRAPETHAPTKVDEATILEEKSENQEKDVAFNATHISEETETEWNDKLSFSEQALDYKEHSQRLKVVSSPKPLHSPDDKLPNFKLIQDKTGQTRIGDLSSLDMKKVRRLVLIEMTALFDTCGIDPKSHKAVKVKAKESGLFGVPLATLLDQDQRRLPGTRVPLILQRLISHIEEEGLNTEGLLRIPGAATRVKSVCQDLESGFYEGVFPWQQLKQHDAASLLKKFIRDLPHPLLTVKYLNAFIAVDKLPTRKQQLHALNLLVLLLPETNRDTLKVLVEFFQRVIDRQAQNKMTLNNVSVVMAPNMFMFKGYRSKVTGQQEISMATSTANIVRQLIRYQRLLWTIPKFILTQVRQQNTENQQKLNREGAVRKLLKKIAIDRPTEKAVNEEGSVGFIRVQAPQFNKVSMAVQLTEELQAADVLTRFLSQERSVPVKRENLCLYEIGGNLKERCLNEATYMKDLFQLNPAAEWVIKTVQR, encoded by the exons ATGGGGCACTACAGTGTGCAACAGAACAACACGTCCGAACATGGCCTCAAAGCCACCAGCGGTGCCGCCCAACCTCCGTCGCAACAGGCCAGCCCCGTCTGCACACGCAACCCCAAAACACATCCCGGCAGCAGCCCCAGGTCTGACGCCAGCCCCAGGCCCCGGCCTGGCTCCCATCCGGCCTACCAGCGCTGCAACTCCCAG GACTCTCTGGGCGAGCTTGCGATGGACGACTActggaaggaggtggagaacatCTCCTGCTCTGGGGGAAGTGATGGGGGAGGCACGGGGAAAGGGGAGTCTGGGGGAGAGGTCCAAGAGGACGACCAGCAGAAAGTTCCAGAAG AGGGAGAGTCGGAAGAGGCGTGGCTAGCAGAGGCGGGACTTACGGGACTGTTTGATGATTCGCTGACTCCGGACCAGGATCAG GAAGAGGACAGCGCCGTCTTCCTGTCCACGCTGACCCGGGCCCAGGCGGCGGCCGTGGAGCGCCGCGTGGTCTCGCTGCAGACGCTGAAGCGACGCAACCGTCAGCACGCCCCCGACGTCAGGGACATCTTCAGAGCCCCCGAGACGCACGCGCCCACTAAG GTTGACGAGGCTACCATTCTGGAAGAGAAGAGTGAGAACCAAGAAAAAGATGTGGCTTTTAATG CAACGCACATTTCTGAAGAGACGGAGACCGAATGGAATGACAAGTTATCCTTCTCAGAGCAGGCACTCGACTACAAGGAGCACAGTCAAAGGTTAAAGGTCGTGTCCAGTCCAAAACCTCTGCACTCACCTGATGACAAACTACCg AACTTCAAGTTGATTCAGGATAAGACGGGCCAGACCAGAATAGGAGACCTTTCTTCACTGGATATGAAAAAG GTGCGACGGTTGGTGCTTATTGAGATGACAGCCCTCTTTGACACTTGTGGGATAGACCCGAAATCCCACAAAGCTGTTAAAGTCAAGGCTAAAG AGAGCGGTCTTTTCGGCGTCCCCCTCGCCACCCTGCTGGATCAGGACCAGAGGCGGCTGCCTGGGACCAGGGTGCCTCTCATTCTGCAGAGG TTAATCAGTCATAtcgaggaggaggggctgaacACGGAGGGGTTACTACGGATCCCCGGAGCGGCCACTAGAGTCAAG TCGGTGTGCCAGGATCTGGAGTCTGGTTTCTACGAAGGCGTGTTTCCCTGGCAACAGCTGAAACAGCACGATGCCGCTAGCCTTCTGAAGAAGTTCATCCGGGATCTTCCTCATCCCCTGCTGACCGTCAAGTACCTCAACGCCTTCATCGCTGTCGACA aGCTCCCAACAAGGAAGCAACAGCTGCATGCCTTAAACCTGCTGGTTCTACTTCTGCCCGAGACCAACCGAGATACCCTGAAG GTGTTGGTGGAGTTTTTCCAACGGGTGATCGACCGTCAGGCCCAGAACAAGATGACACTCAACAACGTCTCCGTCGTCATGGCGCCCAACATGTTCATGTTCAAAGGGTACCGCTCCAAGGTTACCGGACAGCAGGAGATTTCCATGGCAACAAGCACGGCTAATATTGTGCGGCAGCTGATCAGATACCAGAGACTTCTGTGGACA ATCCCCAAGTTCATCCTGACGCAGGTCCGACAACAGAACACGGAGAACCAGCAGAAGTTGAACAGGGAGGGGGCGGTGAGGAAGCTTCTGAAGAAGATCGCCATCGACAGACCTACCGAGAAGGCCGTTAATGAG gAGGGTTCAGTTGGTTTTATCCGGGTCCAGGCGCCACAGTTCAACAAAGTCTCCATGGCGGTCCAGCTCACAGAAGAGTTACAGGCTGCTGACGTGCTCACAAGGTTCCTGAGCCAGGAACG TTCAGTGCCTGTGAAGCGGGAAAATTTGTGTCTCTATGAGATTGGTGGAAATCTCA AGGAGCGGTGTCTGAACGAGGCGACGTACATGAAGGACCTCTTCCAGCTGAACCCCGCAGCAGAGTGGGTCATCAAGACTGTGCAGCGGTGA
- the arhgap18 gene encoding rho GTPase-activating protein 18 isoform X3: MVSRLAYYLHLRSLPYLMYYNVAVCRRMGHYSVQQNNTSEHGLKATSGAAQPPSQQASPVCTRNPKTHPGSSPRSDASPRPRPGSHPAYQRCNSQDSLGELAMDDYWKEVENISCSGGSDGGGTGKGESGGEVQEDDQQKVPEEGESEEAWLAEAGLTGLFDDSLTPDQDQEEDSAVFLSTLTRAQAAAVERRVVSLQTLKRRNRQHAPDVRDIFRAPETHAPTKVDEATILEEKSENQEKDVAFNATHISEETETEWNDKLSFSEQALDYKEHSQRLKVVSSPKPLHSPDDKLPNFKLIQDKTGQTRIGDLSSLDMKKVRRLVLIEMTALFDTCGIDPKSHKAVKVKAKESGLFGVPLATLLDQDQRRLPGTRVPLILQRLISHIEEEGLNTEGLLRIPGAATRVKSVCQDLESGFYEGVFPWQQLKQHDAASLLKKFIRDLPHPLLTVKYLNAFIAVDKLPTRKQQLHALNLLVLLLPETNRDTLKVLVEFFQRVIDRQAQNKMTLNNVSVVMAPNMFMFKGYRSKVTGQQEISMATSTANIVRQLIRYQRLLWTIPKFILTQVRQQNTENQQKLNREGAVRKLLKKIAIDRPTEKAVNEEGSVGFIRVQAPQFNKVSMAVQLTEELQAADVLTRFLSQERSVPVKRENLCLYEIGGNLKERCLNEATYMKDLFQLNPAAEWVIKTVQR; the protein is encoded by the exons CCGCAGGATGGGGCACTACAGTGTGCAACAGAACAACACGTCCGAACATGGCCTCAAAGCCACCAGCGGTGCCGCCCAACCTCCGTCGCAACAGGCCAGCCCCGTCTGCACACGCAACCCCAAAACACATCCCGGCAGCAGCCCCAGGTCTGACGCCAGCCCCAGGCCCCGGCCTGGCTCCCATCCGGCCTACCAGCGCTGCAACTCCCAG GACTCTCTGGGCGAGCTTGCGATGGACGACTActggaaggaggtggagaacatCTCCTGCTCTGGGGGAAGTGATGGGGGAGGCACGGGGAAAGGGGAGTCTGGGGGAGAGGTCCAAGAGGACGACCAGCAGAAAGTTCCAGAAG AGGGAGAGTCGGAAGAGGCGTGGCTAGCAGAGGCGGGACTTACGGGACTGTTTGATGATTCGCTGACTCCGGACCAGGATCAG GAAGAGGACAGCGCCGTCTTCCTGTCCACGCTGACCCGGGCCCAGGCGGCGGCCGTGGAGCGCCGCGTGGTCTCGCTGCAGACGCTGAAGCGACGCAACCGTCAGCACGCCCCCGACGTCAGGGACATCTTCAGAGCCCCCGAGACGCACGCGCCCACTAAG GTTGACGAGGCTACCATTCTGGAAGAGAAGAGTGAGAACCAAGAAAAAGATGTGGCTTTTAATG CAACGCACATTTCTGAAGAGACGGAGACCGAATGGAATGACAAGTTATCCTTCTCAGAGCAGGCACTCGACTACAAGGAGCACAGTCAAAGGTTAAAGGTCGTGTCCAGTCCAAAACCTCTGCACTCACCTGATGACAAACTACCg AACTTCAAGTTGATTCAGGATAAGACGGGCCAGACCAGAATAGGAGACCTTTCTTCACTGGATATGAAAAAG GTGCGACGGTTGGTGCTTATTGAGATGACAGCCCTCTTTGACACTTGTGGGATAGACCCGAAATCCCACAAAGCTGTTAAAGTCAAGGCTAAAG AGAGCGGTCTTTTCGGCGTCCCCCTCGCCACCCTGCTGGATCAGGACCAGAGGCGGCTGCCTGGGACCAGGGTGCCTCTCATTCTGCAGAGG TTAATCAGTCATAtcgaggaggaggggctgaacACGGAGGGGTTACTACGGATCCCCGGAGCGGCCACTAGAGTCAAG TCGGTGTGCCAGGATCTGGAGTCTGGTTTCTACGAAGGCGTGTTTCCCTGGCAACAGCTGAAACAGCACGATGCCGCTAGCCTTCTGAAGAAGTTCATCCGGGATCTTCCTCATCCCCTGCTGACCGTCAAGTACCTCAACGCCTTCATCGCTGTCGACA aGCTCCCAACAAGGAAGCAACAGCTGCATGCCTTAAACCTGCTGGTTCTACTTCTGCCCGAGACCAACCGAGATACCCTGAAG GTGTTGGTGGAGTTTTTCCAACGGGTGATCGACCGTCAGGCCCAGAACAAGATGACACTCAACAACGTCTCCGTCGTCATGGCGCCCAACATGTTCATGTTCAAAGGGTACCGCTCCAAGGTTACCGGACAGCAGGAGATTTCCATGGCAACAAGCACGGCTAATATTGTGCGGCAGCTGATCAGATACCAGAGACTTCTGTGGACA ATCCCCAAGTTCATCCTGACGCAGGTCCGACAACAGAACACGGAGAACCAGCAGAAGTTGAACAGGGAGGGGGCGGTGAGGAAGCTTCTGAAGAAGATCGCCATCGACAGACCTACCGAGAAGGCCGTTAATGAG gAGGGTTCAGTTGGTTTTATCCGGGTCCAGGCGCCACAGTTCAACAAAGTCTCCATGGCGGTCCAGCTCACAGAAGAGTTACAGGCTGCTGACGTGCTCACAAGGTTCCTGAGCCAGGAACG TTCAGTGCCTGTGAAGCGGGAAAATTTGTGTCTCTATGAGATTGGTGGAAATCTCA AGGAGCGGTGTCTGAACGAGGCGACGTACATGAAGGACCTCTTCCAGCTGAACCCCGCAGCAGAGTGGGTCATCAAGACTGTGCAGCGGTGA